The sequence TTATTCCTACTTGCTACTTTAGTACTAGCATAAATAGATGAAAAAAGCCAAGAAATATTTAATGGACATACCTCAATATTGGCATGTATATCTTGGTTCCTTCTCACAAAGTCCTTCACTGTAACCACATCTGATTTCCATAGAATGACCATTCCTCCAGATTGTCCCTCAGTTGGGACTTCAATCATTTGAGTGAAGGGAAAGTCATTAAGGAGAGAGACATGGATTTCCATACGAGTCTCTACTAAGGTCACAACACTGGGTTTATGGGTATCGATCATTTCTCTAAAGTTTACCCTAAAAGCATCGTTATTACCACCCCTTATGTTCCAAATGATGAAGTTAACTGGATGAGGCATCATATTAGGAGATTAGGGTTATGCATGCTACCATTGTCCCTCATTCTCTGTGAAGGGGGAGTTGGGTTCCTCCTGATCGAAGGTACCAGGATCATTGCATGGCTTCCCACAATTGGGTAGTGGAGGCTTGACATCTATCGAGAATTTGTAAAGTGTTGGGGGACAACTGAAAATATATCTCTTCTCGTGCATTTTCCTAAATAGATATACCTTTACATCGTTTAGACTTGAAAACTCTAGGATTTGGTCTGACCCCAGCAAGTTCAACTCCTATGCATCCTCTATTGGTTGGTCTTCTGGTTCTGGTTGATTGGGAGGAGCTTGTTGTTGTGGAACATTGTTTTGATCTAGAGGACCGTTTGGTTGGGGATTATTTGCATGTGGAGGAATTTGCATTTAGTTGGCCATCTGATTCATTGCATGGGTGTATGTCATGGTCCATGGCATAAATATTGGGTTCATGTTCGAGATGTCCCCCGGTGGAAAGAATGTGAGATCCATTTGCATATTCTGAGTTTAGATTGGGTTGAAGTGGGGTGGTAGACTCCATTGGTTTCTCATAGTTTGGGCTAGGTTGGAGTTCATCGATGGAGCTAGGGGGTGAAGTATGTTGTTCAACCAAACATGGTTGaagtagttgctcatgaccatATGCATCCCTTCCAATACTAGCTGGGCAAGGAAGTGAGAATTTTGTCCATCCAATATCATGTTGAATGATGTTGCATGCCCCATTAATGCTTGCTCTATCCAGGAGAGGGGTTGATGGTCTTGAGGGAGGGGTAGTTGAACAAAGAAGATTTGGTTGTTTGTTTGTGCTGCCTGAGGAATCGGAGGGTTGGCCATTGTATGGGCTCGTTGATGCCTTAGGATTTGGACTAGACGATAACGCCTTCTTTGGGATACTGGGATTCTGGGCATATTTACTACTTGAGGGGTGGTTTACATTATGGGAAGTAGAAGAGTTTTCTGAAGGGGTAACTATGGATTCTAGTGTTCTAGCGAGGTCAATACTTATTACCTCTATTTGCATGCTTTGGGAGTTGCTTGAGCCGATGGTATTAGTAGGATTTTGTGTAGATTTTGTCCCTGTAACGTGTATGATTTCTTTAACCATTTTTTGGCCAACGGGAGAGACTTGGGATAGGTGTTGAAGGTGTACTTTATTGCACATGCAAGGATTAGCTAGGCTGGCAGTGTGGTTATTGAGATTATTAGGGATTAGGGCATCATTGGGAGATGTTTGTAGCGTGAGAGAGTTGCTAATTTGATTAGTTAGGGGAGTAGACACATAATTAGTGTCATGCAAGGTATTTAATTGGTCCTTAGCAGAGTTTGCCACGTGGCAATTTAAGTTAGGGGATGGGGCCACGTCCAATACCATGCAATCTTGGCTAGGCAGATTAACCAATGCTTGAAACTTATTTCCAGTAGTGGAGGAAGATAATGGGCTAGGATTTTTTGCAATGTA is a genomic window of Nicotiana tabacum cultivar K326 chromosome 16, ASM71507v2, whole genome shotgun sequence containing:
- the LOC142170188 gene encoding uncharacterized protein LOC142170188, with the protein product MPHPVNFIIWNIRGGNNDAFRVNFREMIDTHKPSVVTLVETRMEIHVSLLNDFPFTQMIEVPTEGQSGGMVILWKSDVVTVKDFVRRNQDIHANIEVCPLNISWLFSSIYASTKVASRNNLWSNIEGIYEHYKGHWLLGGDFNDTFFMDDKFGGRRVNSRRSSRLWSSVNHCNLFDLVLKVVNIRGLIIVESLTN